DNA sequence from the candidate division TA06 bacterium genome:
TCCGTCAAGCTGCCAGGGAGTTGTTGAGCAAGCAGGGTAGTAGTAATGCCAGGAGATGTTGACTTTGAGAATGGTAGGGATATGCTTTGGCATGAAAGACTCATAGTCAGCCATCTTCATGGCACGACCAATGTCTTCCACGACGCTTTCTGGCGATGTCTTCAAGACTGAGACCTTACTCTTCATCTTTCCCCATCTATTTGTTCATTTGAGATACAGTATCAATCCGGCGGTTACCACCCAAAGGAAGATGTCTATGAGGAGTGGTCTGTCGTGGAGGAGAGATCGTTCAGGAGAACCCCCTTCTCCTTTTATGTGAACCAGATAAAGGTATCTGAATATGCCATAGAGAACGAAGGGGATTGTGAGGCCCAAAAGTCGCGTGCCGAACTTGGCAACAGTCTCCGCGGAGACGGTGTACAACGCGTAGGCCATGACTGTTGATGCAGTCACTACAGATATCATCTGATCCAGAACTCGTGGACTGTATCCTGAGAGTGCTACTCTGTGCTGGGATACCTCTTCCTCCAGAATTACCAACTCATGCCTCCGCTTGCTGAGACCCAGGAATAGAGCGAGTAAACCAGTACATATGAGCAGCCAGGAAGATATGTGAACGTCTATGGCAACTGCGCCAGCCGCGGCTCTGAGTACGAACCCAGCGGAGATGGCAAGGACATCGACGATCATGGCCTTCTTCAGAAAAAGGGAATAGAAGAACATGAGGCCAGCATACGAGGCTGCCGCGAATCCAAATTCTATTGAAAGCAGGAATGATAATACAAGGCCGACAACAGCAAAGATGGCAGCAAATGCTAATGCAACAGTCCTGCTCAAGGCGCCAGATGCTATCGGCCTTTTGGACTTTGTTGGATGCTTTGAGTCTTCCTTGTAGTCCATCACATCATTAAAGAGATAGACCGAGCTGGAGAGGAGGCAGAAGAGAATGAAGGCGAAAATGGAAAGAAGAAGGAGACGGAGGTCAAGAAGGCTCTGGGAGAAGATGATACCCGCGAAGACGAACAGGTTTTTGCTCCATTGCTTGGGTCTCATCGATATGAACAAGGGTTTCATAATGTCCTTACCTGTTGGCTAACCTATTGTATGCGCACAATATACCACAAAGAACCTTGAAACTCAACTTATAACTCCGCCTGAGGCTATACGCTGTACGCTGCAAAAGTTGCTCTCATCTGGTTGCGCAGCGTATAGCGCACAGCGCGGTAATGTTGTTGACAGAGAGGCGTTTCAGGGTTACGCTTCTGGCAAATGTTATGAGAAGAAGACTAGAACAAAGTGAGGTAAGAAGATGAGAGTCTTTGTTGTGTGTCTTGCAGTTTTTTGTCTTGCCCTCTCAACTGGAAGTCACACCGTTTTCGCGCTGAGTTATGTTGAGTCCTCGGCAGGGTTGATACCTCCCACGATGGAAGGAGGGAGGACCGAGGTGGAGATGGGCGATGTAGATAACGACGGAAACATCGATCTTGTCTCCATAGGTGACCACGGGTCTCCATACATCAATACCGACCAACACGGAATCATGGTCTGGTTTGGTGACGGAACAGGCTCCTGGAGTGTGTTCATGTATGGCGACTTCGGCTATGGTGGAGTTGCTCTCGGCGATGTGAACGGTGACGGCATGGTGGACGTCGGATATGGTATGCACCACAACTATTCCGGCGTAGATTTGGGGGATCAACTCCTTGAAGTTGCTCTCGGAGATGGTTCAGGAAAGTACTGGACGCCCTGGGATGACGGCCTCGCCACAAATGGTGAAACCTGGGGTATGTTCTGCACCGACTTTGCAGATGTTGACAATGATGGCGACCTTGACATTGGCTCCAATTCCTTTGGCTCCGGTGCTGGGGTTCACGTTTACTTAAATGAAGGCGACGGCACCTGGACTCAGAGTTTCGGATTCACTGGTGGAAATTCTGCCATGGACTTCACATTTGGGGATATTAATGGCGACGGCGACCCGGATTTCGCTGTAGCTCACCAGAACGCTACGGTTTACATAGGGGACGGAACCGGGGGTTTCACGGTGGGAGATGGAAACCTGCCGTCTCCGGGCATCATAGGGCAGTACGGGCCTGACCTGGGAGATGTTGACAATGACGGCAGGGACGAGCTCTCGTTCGCCAACTCAGATGGGGGCGTCGAGGTTTGGTCATGGGTAGGTACGAATACCTGGGCTGATATTTCAGGAGCGCTTCCGAGTTCCGGCCCCTATATGGCAACCCAACTCTGGGATATGGATGTCGACGGGAACCTGGACGTGGTGGCGTTTGGTCGGGGCACAGTCACCATATGGAAAGGTGACGGTGCTGGTGGGTGGACACAAACTGCAAACTTCTCCACATATTCTCCAGGTTATTACGAAGCCTTTAGGGTTGGGGGAGATGTAGATCACAATGGTCACCCCGATATTATCCTG
Encoded proteins:
- a CDS encoding T9SS type A sorting domain-containing protein, which encodes MRVFVVCLAVFCLALSTGSHTVFALSYVESSAGLIPPTMEGGRTEVEMGDVDNDGNIDLVSIGDHGSPYINTDQHGIMVWFGDGTGSWSVFMYGDFGYGGVALGDVNGDGMVDVGYGMHHNYSGVDLGDQLLEVALGDGSGKYWTPWDDGLATNGETWGMFCTDFADVDNDGDLDIGSNSFGSGAGVHVYLNEGDGTWTQSFGFTGGNSAMDFTFGDINGDGDPDFAVAHQNATVYIGDGTGGFTVGDGNLPSPGIIGQYGPDLGDVDNDGRDELSFANSDGGVEVWSWVGTNTWADISGALPSSGPYMATQLWDMDVDGNLDVVAFGRGTVTIWKGDGAGGWTQTANFSTYSPGYYEAFRVGGDVDHNGHPDIILVEDEGSWPNDYNHARFYKEASVAESLYIKPVYPMGLEKFYGGSVKFIRWITAVPGSAAVVNLELSTTGASGPWIPVADSVKDNGCYQWSVIDYVNSDNCYIKYRAFSGQDSAMCMTPERFEIISSSMVPYGREYSRQSGMSMTLFPNPARNSVTISFSIPGSDRINLRIYDVAGRLIRTVSTRAVRLGSYVETWDGRTEDGGEARAGTYFIALKTESGTVTRKAILVR
- a CDS encoding decaprenyl-phosphate phosphoribosyltransferase gives rise to the protein MKPLFISMRPKQWSKNLFVFAGIIFSQSLLDLRLLLLSIFAFILFCLLSSSVYLFNDVMDYKEDSKHPTKSKRPIASGALSRTVALAFAAIFAVVGLVLSFLLSIEFGFAAASYAGLMFFYSLFLKKAMIVDVLAISAGFVLRAAAGAVAIDVHISSWLLICTGLLALFLGLSKRRHELVILEEEVSQHRVALSGYSPRVLDQMISVVTASTVMAYALYTVSAETVAKFGTRLLGLTIPFVLYGIFRYLYLVHIKGEGGSPERSLLHDRPLLIDIFLWVVTAGLILYLK